A region of Microbacterium suwonense DNA encodes the following proteins:
- a CDS encoding alanine racemase, translating into MSLEAIQSNTALMLGMCRTPVMAVVKAGGFGMGAVRAARAALAGGASELGVATCSEAIELRRAGITAPILAWVLHEDAPIAEALSCGIRLAPSSPAQVRHIAAVAAQQQVIAELELEVETGMHRSGCPQTHWQELFRAAADADSVQVLGLWTHLAGTISEHFDEPLECLAEAAALAERSGLRPRLHAAASVAATVDPRTRLDLVRLGASLFGIEPVRDRPLGLNAVARWETRVSQVRDVAVGEVVGYDRVVLDHPSRLALLPVGYADGILVAQRWPMAAG; encoded by the coding sequence GCCGGTGGGTTCGGCATGGGGGCCGTGCGCGCTGCGCGGGCCGCCCTCGCGGGAGGGGCGAGCGAGCTCGGCGTCGCGACCTGCTCCGAGGCGATCGAACTGCGTCGTGCGGGAATCACGGCGCCGATCCTCGCGTGGGTGCTGCACGAGGACGCCCCGATCGCCGAGGCTCTGAGCTGCGGCATCCGGCTGGCGCCGTCCTCTCCCGCACAGGTCCGCCACATCGCGGCAGTCGCGGCACAGCAGCAGGTCATCGCAGAGCTGGAACTGGAGGTGGAGACGGGAATGCACCGCTCCGGGTGCCCGCAGACGCACTGGCAGGAGCTCTTCCGTGCGGCCGCCGACGCCGACTCGGTGCAGGTGCTGGGTCTGTGGACTCACCTGGCCGGCACAATCTCGGAGCACTTCGATGAGCCGTTGGAGTGTCTGGCAGAAGCGGCGGCGCTCGCTGAACGGAGCGGTCTGCGCCCACGGCTGCATGCAGCTGCCTCGGTCGCCGCGACCGTCGATCCGCGCACCCGGCTCGACCTGGTGCGTCTCGGTGCGAGCCTGTTCGGCATCGAGCCGGTGCGAGACAGACCGCTCGGGCTGAATGCCGTCGCGCGCTGGGAGACGCGGGTCTCGCAGGTGCGCGACGTGGCTGTCGGCGAGGTGGTCGGCTACGACCGGGTGGTGCTGGATCATCCTTCTCGCCTGGCGCTGCTCCCCGTCGGCTACGCCGACGGCATCCTCGTCGCGCAGCGCTGGCCGATGGCCGCGGGATGA
- a CDS encoding alanine racemase C-terminal domain-containing protein, whose translation MTVMVAGRRCPIVGAVSMDQTVIDVGDFPVERGDLVTILGDPRQGEPGLAEWAQALRTIPQEVLTGIGSRVARGEASA comes from the coding sequence ATGACGGTCATGGTGGCAGGACGCCGTTGTCCCATCGTCGGTGCCGTCTCGATGGATCAGACGGTCATCGATGTCGGTGACTTCCCGGTCGAACGGGGTGATCTCGTCACGATCCTCGGCGATCCTCGGCAGGGTGAACCGGGGCTCGCTGAGTGGGCGCAGGCGCTGCGCACGATCCCGCAGGAAGTGCTCACCGGCATCGGCTCCCGCGTCGCGCGTGGGGAGGCGAGCGCGTGA
- a CDS encoding D-alanine--D-alanine ligase family protein has protein sequence MSRVIVLSGGESTEYEVSLASGAEVAESLAARHDVLPVRIDRSGGWHPDDQPDAMSPHDVLDGLHPEDVVFPVLHGGWGEDGGLQSVLEERGIRFVGCGSAACRIGMSKLATARVSAQRGVRTIPVRVLHREEFRAEPDVLTASLARAAEWPLIVKPDEGGSSIGVSLVSSRVELRRALDEAFQLDATVLLQPLVSGAEVSIGVWTDADGQVRVTGGSLVHLPDEPGTFFTYDHKYSGAGGWLEIPAAFPPDALAALQDAARKVALAVGAEAVARVDFFLTDQGVVLNEINTMPGLRRHSHFPRLVADTGTGYDDLLDALVGRALRGQWTPR, from the coding sequence GTGAGCCGGGTGATCGTGCTCTCCGGCGGCGAGAGCACCGAGTACGAGGTCTCACTCGCCTCCGGCGCGGAGGTCGCCGAGTCGCTGGCCGCCCGGCACGACGTGCTGCCCGTGCGCATCGATCGCTCCGGCGGCTGGCATCCGGACGATCAGCCCGATGCGATGAGCCCACACGACGTGCTCGACGGACTGCATCCCGAGGACGTCGTCTTCCCGGTGCTGCACGGCGGGTGGGGCGAGGACGGCGGGCTTCAGAGCGTGCTCGAAGAGCGCGGCATCCGATTCGTCGGGTGCGGCAGCGCGGCGTGCCGCATCGGCATGTCCAAACTCGCGACAGCACGCGTCTCGGCGCAGCGCGGCGTGCGCACGATCCCGGTCCGCGTGCTGCATCGCGAGGAATTCCGTGCCGAGCCCGACGTGCTCACCGCGTCGCTCGCACGGGCGGCGGAATGGCCCCTCATCGTCAAGCCCGACGAGGGCGGCTCCAGCATCGGGGTGTCGCTGGTCTCCTCCCGTGTGGAACTGCGCCGCGCCCTGGATGAGGCGTTCCAGCTCGATGCGACCGTGCTGCTGCAGCCGCTGGTGAGCGGAGCAGAGGTCAGCATCGGGGTGTGGACGGATGCCGATGGGCAGGTGCGGGTCACCGGCGGCTCCCTCGTCCATCTGCCGGATGAGCCGGGCACCTTCTTCACCTACGACCACAAGTACTCCGGCGCAGGAGGGTGGCTGGAGATCCCCGCCGCATTCCCGCCCGACGCGCTCGCCGCACTGCAGGACGCCGCCCGAAAGGTCGCGCTGGCCGTGGGTGCGGAGGCGGTCGCGCGGGTGGACTTCTTCCTCACCGATCAGGGCGTGGTGCTCAACGAGATCAACACGATGCCCGGCCTGCGCCGACACTCGCACTTCCCGCGCCTCGTCGCCGACACCGGCACCGGATATGACGACCTGCTGGACGCCCTCGTCGGCCGGGCACTCCGGGGTCAGTGGACGCCGAGGTAG
- the hpaD gene encoding 3,4-dihydroxyphenylacetate 2,3-dioxygenase — MLPVTNNNPAFTLTRSSHVAISVTDLARSRDFYRDVIGLVVTEETSDAIYLRGLEEAAHHSLVLELAPEAKALHVGLRVRTDDDIVAAEKFFKENDIEHQRVERDHQGPTIQFRDAVGTRMELTSSMDVVPRRMQHYDEFVAGAPQRLDHYQCVTHDVQSATDFWTGLGMRMSEYTAKDDTDELWGTWMEVKGNTHDLVFTNGRGPRLHHFAYAVPDGSSLIHAADVAGALGFGDEIDRGPGRHGISNALFLYLRDPDQHRVELFNTHYQFIDLETPPIRWDVSNPRRAQLWGMPASRRWFFEASEFPDEPVHEPLLTANPATLEDYLGVH, encoded by the coding sequence ATGCTCCCGGTCACGAATAACAACCCCGCGTTCACGCTCACCCGTTCCAGCCACGTCGCCATCTCGGTGACCGACCTCGCCCGCAGTCGCGACTTCTACCGTGACGTCATCGGGCTCGTCGTCACCGAGGAGACCAGCGATGCGATCTATCTGCGCGGGCTCGAGGAGGCCGCGCACCACAGCCTCGTGCTCGAGCTCGCGCCCGAGGCGAAGGCCCTGCACGTCGGACTGCGGGTGCGCACCGACGACGACATCGTCGCCGCCGAGAAGTTCTTCAAGGAGAACGACATCGAGCACCAGCGGGTGGAGCGCGACCATCAGGGGCCGACGATCCAGTTCCGCGACGCCGTCGGCACGCGCATGGAGCTCACCTCGTCGATGGACGTCGTGCCCCGCAGGATGCAGCACTACGACGAGTTCGTCGCCGGCGCACCGCAGCGCCTGGATCACTACCAGTGCGTCACGCACGACGTGCAGTCCGCGACCGACTTCTGGACCGGACTGGGCATGCGGATGTCGGAGTACACCGCCAAGGACGACACCGACGAGCTGTGGGGCACGTGGATGGAGGTCAAGGGCAACACCCACGATCTCGTCTTCACGAACGGCCGCGGGCCGCGCCTGCACCACTTCGCGTACGCCGTGCCTGATGGCTCTTCGCTCATCCATGCCGCCGACGTCGCCGGGGCCCTGGGGTTCGGCGACGAGATCGACCGCGGCCCCGGCCGCCACGGCATCAGCAACGCGCTGTTCCTCTACCTGCGCGACCCCGACCAGCACCGGGTCGAGCTGTTCAACACCCACTACCAGTTCATCGACCTGGAGACGCCCCCGATCCGCTGGGATGTCTCGAACCCCCGCCGTGCCCAGCTGTGGGGCATGCCGGCCTCACGCCGCTGGTTCTTCGAAGCGAGCGAGTTCCCGGACGAACCCGTGCACGAGCCGCTGCTCACCGCCAACCCCGCGACGCTCGAGGACTACCTCGGCGTCCACTGA
- a CDS encoding LysR family transcriptional regulator encodes MELRHLRYFAAVVEAGSLTAAAERLHMSQPPLSVAIGKLEAELGVGLLVRTSRGVEPTSAGRYLLDASTRVLGEVDDITTALRRFGAGLAGSLRVAAVPVLMWHRVPTMLRQFAADAPDVEVSLIDPPPWTAIDMLHDRSVDVAAIMVADAERFAQRHGDTMDIVDWGPVPLVAALPPDEREAPDPLPLGWFGDRTLVLPQRTAAVPSLPEAVDAAFRQHHISPGAVRTVDTIQTSIPLVEAGMAAAILPDPDGRSLRRFDLTVRALDRPPSPLRALVLTRAGSGRSGVLARLLARIDASYP; translated from the coding sequence ATGGAGCTGCGGCATCTGCGGTACTTCGCGGCCGTCGTCGAGGCGGGCTCGCTCACCGCCGCGGCCGAGCGGCTGCACATGTCGCAACCACCGCTGAGCGTCGCGATCGGCAAACTCGAGGCGGAACTCGGCGTCGGCCTGCTGGTGCGTACCTCTCGCGGAGTAGAGCCGACCAGCGCGGGGCGCTATCTGCTCGATGCATCGACCCGCGTGCTGGGCGAGGTCGATGACATCACCACGGCGCTCCGGCGATTCGGCGCCGGGCTCGCGGGATCCCTGCGTGTCGCCGCCGTCCCCGTGCTCATGTGGCATCGCGTTCCGACGATGCTCCGGCAGTTCGCCGCGGATGCGCCGGATGTCGAGGTCAGCCTGATCGACCCGCCGCCGTGGACGGCGATCGACATGCTGCACGATCGCAGCGTCGATGTGGCGGCGATCATGGTGGCCGACGCCGAGCGCTTCGCGCAGCGGCACGGCGACACGATGGACATCGTGGACTGGGGCCCCGTTCCGCTGGTCGCCGCCCTCCCACCGGATGAGCGGGAAGCTCCGGATCCACTGCCGCTGGGGTGGTTCGGCGATCGCACCCTGGTGCTGCCGCAGCGGACGGCGGCCGTTCCCAGCCTGCCCGAGGCGGTGGATGCCGCCTTCCGGCAGCATCACATCTCACCGGGCGCCGTGCGCACCGTCGATACGATTCAGACCAGCATCCCGCTCGTCGAAGCGGGGATGGCCGCAGCGATCCTTCCCGACCCGGACGGGCGGAGCCTGCGCCGCTTCGATCTCACGGTGCGCGCGCTGGACCGGCCGCCTTCGCCACTGCGGGCGCTCGTCCTGACTCGGGCGGGATCGGGGCGAAGCGGAGTTCTCGCGAGACTCCTCGCACGCATCGACGCGTCCTATCCCTAA
- a CDS encoding GntR family transcriptional regulator, with product MAEAKISKAEQAYAILRRGIMDGTYGPGQRLVIDQLGREHGISSVPWRESLRRLEAEGWVDIVPNAGAVVKTVELDSWQRTMGLLARLEGYATALSAPQMSAELIAEARDLNKRMGEALADFDPQQFGKLNRTFHELLCSQSEDPRLNDLVHAEWTRLDLIRRTAFWYAPGRALASLAEHDEILNLIESGADADLIETSVREHEISTLKAVAKHEEEREAEEAARTHR from the coding sequence GTGGCCGAAGCGAAGATCAGCAAGGCGGAACAGGCGTACGCGATTCTGCGACGCGGGATCATGGACGGTACCTATGGGCCGGGCCAGCGGCTCGTGATCGACCAGCTCGGCCGTGAGCACGGCATCAGCTCGGTACCGTGGCGGGAGTCGCTGCGTCGGCTCGAGGCCGAGGGCTGGGTCGACATCGTCCCGAACGCGGGCGCCGTGGTCAAGACCGTCGAGCTGGACTCCTGGCAGCGCACCATGGGCCTCCTGGCCCGGCTCGAAGGCTACGCGACGGCGCTCTCGGCGCCGCAGATGAGCGCGGAGCTGATCGCCGAGGCGCGCGACCTCAACAAGCGGATGGGAGAGGCGCTGGCCGACTTCGACCCGCAGCAGTTCGGCAAGCTCAACCGAACCTTCCACGAGCTGCTCTGCTCGCAGTCCGAGGATCCCCGCCTGAACGATCTCGTGCACGCCGAGTGGACGCGTCTGGATCTGATCCGCCGCACCGCCTTCTGGTACGCCCCGGGACGGGCGCTGGCGTCACTGGCCGAGCACGATGAGATCCTCAACCTCATCGAAAGCGGTGCGGACGCCGACCTCATCGAGACCTCTGTGCGCGAGCACGAGATCAGCACCCTGAAGGCCGTCGCCAAGCACGAAGAGGAACGCGAGGCCGAGGAGGCCGCCCGCACGCACCGCTGA
- a CDS encoding RidA family protein, with translation MTIEQRMPRRRSIVIAGFGHENPVPAASLIGQHLVSGVLTGRDPASREMPADLDTQVANIFAHVRELLDAAGGTTDDIVKVTVWLEEGRYRDRAALNREWIAMFPDAESRPARQVMAARFDGATLVQCDLQAILAEPAD, from the coding sequence ATGACCATCGAGCAGCGGATGCCGCGTCGCAGGAGCATCGTCATCGCCGGGTTCGGGCATGAGAACCCGGTTCCCGCGGCGAGCCTGATCGGTCAGCACCTCGTCTCCGGGGTGCTGACCGGGCGGGATCCGGCAAGCAGGGAGATGCCCGCAGATCTCGACACGCAGGTCGCCAACATCTTCGCGCACGTGCGCGAGCTGCTGGACGCAGCAGGCGGGACGACAGATGACATCGTCAAAGTGACGGTGTGGCTGGAGGAGGGCCGCTACCGCGACCGTGCGGCGCTCAACCGGGAGTGGATCGCGATGTTCCCGGATGCCGAGAGCCGTCCCGCTCGGCAGGTGATGGCGGCCCGCTTCGACGGCGCGACCCTCGTGCAGTGCGATCTGCAGGCGATCCTCGCCGAGCCGGCGGACTGA
- a CDS encoding fumarylacetoacetate hydrolase family protein, which produces MKLARFRTGDGAVRIGRVDGDEIVDLSGIPGVGTSMRTLIGELTTLGDSIRSADGDRHALAEVTLLAPIDDPQKFLGIGMNYAAHAEEARQASIPIPTSQMWFNKQVSCINDPFGDVERPVVSEQLDYEIELGVVIGRPARNVSAEQARDHIAGYLVVNDVSIRDWLAKLSPTFTLGKSFDTHGPIGPWLTTDDEIDDPLKLQLTLTVNGEVRQSADTSDMIYDIYEQIAYLSQVMTLQPGDILATGTPSGIGAPTQNWLVPGDVVRAEIEGLGAIENRVVDAR; this is translated from the coding sequence ATGAAGCTCGCACGATTCCGCACCGGTGACGGCGCGGTGCGCATCGGCCGCGTGGACGGCGACGAGATCGTCGACCTCTCCGGCATCCCCGGAGTCGGCACGTCGATGCGGACGCTGATCGGCGAGCTGACCACGCTGGGCGACAGCATCCGCTCCGCCGACGGCGACCGCCACGCGCTCGCCGAGGTCACCCTGCTCGCACCCATCGACGACCCGCAGAAGTTCCTCGGCATCGGCATGAACTACGCTGCGCACGCCGAGGAGGCGCGACAGGCCAGCATCCCGATCCCGACCAGCCAGATGTGGTTCAACAAGCAGGTCTCGTGCATCAACGACCCCTTCGGCGACGTCGAGCGCCCCGTCGTCTCGGAGCAGCTCGACTATGAGATCGAGCTGGGCGTCGTGATCGGCAGGCCGGCGCGGAACGTGTCGGCGGAGCAGGCCCGCGACCACATCGCCGGCTATCTCGTCGTCAACGACGTGTCGATCCGCGACTGGCTGGCAAAGCTCTCACCGACGTTCACGCTCGGCAAGTCCTTCGACACGCACGGGCCGATCGGCCCGTGGCTGACCACCGATGACGAGATCGATGACCCGCTGAAGCTGCAGCTCACCCTGACGGTGAACGGCGAGGTGCGCCAGAGCGCCGACACCAGCGACATGATCTACGACATCTACGAGCAGATCGCTTACCTCAGCCAGGTGATGACCCTGCAGCCGGGCGACATCCTCGCCACCGGCACACCCTCGGGCATCGGCGCGCCGACGCAGAACTGGCTCGTGCCGGGCGACGTCGTCCGGGCCGAGATCGAGGGTCTGGGCGCCATCGAGAACCGCGTCGTCGACGCGCGATGA
- a CDS encoding nuclear transport factor 2 family protein, protein MSTPSAQLEAEILAVETRRQEALITGDLDALSELFDDSLVHIHAPGLVHTKQLLLEHVAVRRAYIEITRQDLHVRVFGDTAVITGGIVNRMHAPGGASARSTVWSRRCCIVARTAVGAS, encoded by the coding sequence ATGAGCACCCCGTCCGCACAGCTCGAGGCGGAGATCCTCGCGGTGGAGACGCGCCGGCAGGAGGCGCTCATCACCGGCGACCTCGACGCGCTGAGCGAGCTCTTCGACGACTCGCTCGTCCACATCCACGCCCCCGGACTGGTGCACACCAAGCAGCTGCTGCTGGAACATGTCGCGGTGCGCCGCGCGTACATCGAGATCACCCGGCAGGATCTGCACGTGCGCGTGTTCGGCGACACGGCCGTGATCACCGGCGGCATCGTGAACCGCATGCACGCCCCCGGAGGGGCGAGCGCACGGTCGACGGTGTGGTCACGCAGGTGCTGCATCGTGGCGAGGACGGCCGTTGGCGCTTCGTGA
- a CDS encoding FAD-dependent monooxygenase encodes MIIYPIAQNFEDSGLDLINWVVETNGEETVEDWNAVADPEEIIPAFDTLKLPFLDVQQLIQDAREVYLFPLTRHFPLDTWVDGRVVLLGDAAHAMYPRGGNGITQAMLDARVLTEKLIEHGDPATAFVEFDAARREIVNRITDNMRGEGYEVIRRMVAERTDGKPFDDIETVLPLAEADEIFSRYHALVGAPRPGHDAGEATGFRTWLENSEEVTA; translated from the coding sequence ATGATCATCTACCCGATCGCGCAGAACTTCGAGGACAGCGGGCTCGACCTGATCAACTGGGTCGTCGAGACCAACGGCGAGGAGACCGTCGAGGACTGGAACGCGGTCGCCGACCCCGAGGAGATCATCCCGGCGTTCGACACCCTGAAGCTGCCCTTCCTCGACGTGCAGCAGCTGATCCAGGACGCCCGCGAGGTGTACCTGTTCCCGCTCACCCGGCACTTCCCGCTGGACACCTGGGTCGACGGCCGCGTCGTGCTGCTGGGCGACGCCGCCCACGCCATGTACCCCCGCGGCGGCAACGGGATCACCCAGGCCATGCTCGATGCACGCGTGCTCACCGAGAAGCTCATCGAACACGGCGATCCGGCCACGGCATTCGTAGAGTTCGATGCAGCACGCCGCGAGATCGTCAACCGCATTACCGACAACATGCGCGGCGAGGGCTACGAGGTCATCCGGCGCATGGTCGCCGAGCGCACCGACGGCAAGCCGTTCGACGATATCGAGACGGTGCTGCCGCTGGCCGAGGCCGACGAGATCTTCAGCAGGTACCACGCACTGGTCGGTGCACCCCGCCCGGGCCACGACGCCGGCGAGGCGACCGGGTTCCGCACCTGGCTCGAGAACTCGGAGGAGGTCACGGCATGA
- a CDS encoding FAD-dependent monooxygenase, whose amino-acid sequence MHDIAIIGAGPGGLVTALRLHQQGFRPTIYEAVAELKPLGVGVDIKTVGTKEFEELGLLEQFRAMSVEAVDSIFYNHFGQEIYAEKCGVHMGYLHEQRFVHRGLLQMMLYRTVLERLGDDAVVLGARVVRYAQDAEGVTLDIENRDGGAQQVRHEAVIAADGIKSAVRRQMHPNQAEPEFSGITMWRGTTLREPIRGGHTILHLGDPGSRR is encoded by the coding sequence ATGCACGACATCGCGATCATCGGCGCCGGCCCCGGCGGACTCGTCACGGCCCTGCGCCTGCATCAGCAGGGCTTCCGCCCCACGATCTATGAGGCCGTCGCCGAGCTGAAGCCCCTCGGCGTCGGCGTCGACATCAAGACGGTCGGCACTAAGGAGTTCGAGGAGCTCGGGCTGCTCGAACAGTTCCGTGCGATGTCCGTCGAGGCCGTCGACTCCATCTTCTACAACCACTTCGGGCAAGAGATCTATGCCGAGAAGTGCGGTGTGCACATGGGCTATCTGCATGAGCAGCGATTCGTGCATCGCGGACTGCTGCAGATGATGCTCTACCGCACGGTGCTCGAGCGCCTCGGCGATGACGCCGTCGTGCTCGGCGCCCGGGTCGTGCGCTATGCGCAGGATGCCGAGGGTGTGACCCTCGACATCGAGAACCGCGACGGCGGCGCCCAGCAGGTGCGTCACGAAGCCGTGATCGCTGCGGACGGCATCAAGTCGGCGGTGCGCCGTCAGATGCATCCGAACCAGGCCGAACCCGAGTTCTCGGGCATCACGATGTGGCGGGGCACCACCCTGCGCGAGCCCATCCGCGGCGGCCACACGATCCTGCACCTGGGCGACCCCGGATCTCGACGATGA
- a CDS encoding dienelactone hydrolase family protein: protein MPGITRRDVAYRHGDTTMLGLLASPTDAVESAAVLLIHDAFGLSEDMIAIADELAGGGLVVFAADVWGDRTTPTAQAEIGPLIGAMAGDRPEWQSRISAAVAAAAEQPEIDPERIALLGYCFGGSSALEFLRTGGRARGVIAIHPGLDLLGHDWSAAAASGIQVHVAVGSIDPMATQEQRRQLEDDLTTADADWQIDVYSHTTHAFTSLRSQDSPRPDLFDYHPRNAARAWQSTVRALDEMFPDTAGA from the coding sequence ATGCCCGGAATCACGCGCCGCGATGTCGCTTACCGGCACGGTGACACCACCATGCTCGGCCTGCTCGCGTCCCCCACGGATGCCGTGGAATCGGCCGCAGTGCTCCTCATCCACGACGCCTTCGGGCTCAGCGAGGACATGATCGCCATCGCCGACGAGCTCGCAGGCGGCGGCCTGGTCGTCTTCGCCGCCGACGTGTGGGGAGACCGGACGACACCGACCGCACAGGCCGAGATCGGGCCGCTGATCGGCGCGATGGCCGGCGATCGCCCGGAATGGCAGTCCCGCATCTCGGCGGCCGTGGCCGCAGCCGCCGAGCAGCCCGAGATCGACCCCGAGCGCATCGCGCTGCTCGGCTACTGCTTCGGCGGATCGTCCGCCCTGGAGTTCCTGCGCACCGGCGGTCGCGCGCGCGGCGTGATCGCCATCCACCCCGGTCTGGACCTGCTCGGGCACGACTGGTCCGCCGCGGCGGCATCCGGCATCCAGGTGCACGTCGCCGTCGGTTCGATCGATCCGATGGCCACGCAGGAGCAGCGCCGGCAGCTCGAGGACGACCTCACCACAGCCGACGCAGACTGGCAGATCGACGTCTACAGCCACACCACCCACGCCTTCACGAGCCTGCGTTCCCAGGACTCACCGAGACCCGACCTCTTCGACTACCACCCGCGCAATGCGGCGCGGGCCTGGCAGTCGACGGTCCGGGCTCTCGACGAGATGTTCCCCGATACCGCCGGCGCCTAG
- a CDS encoding amidohydrolase family protein yields the protein MTKVVDINIHHLPEDLFSNEKILNGFLNSAPRGFGEIATVIEMDSGKKQLVLEKPKGYPNLNYVEGDYSAEAKLAAMDEAGVDYGIMRVPVWQEWLDLETCKAVNDNAAEIVKRSNGRLFSTACVPPWGGKENIYELERNVGELGAVGVQLACHYGQLYLDDEVFRPYLKVIEKLGIPVIAHHTPLPVEYKSVLDYTNLRREFGRIIDQGVAVGRELFSHMFDEMPGLRFIHTMMGGNWFANTELLTPHAPVKKEAMQRLDASEGDKIKRYLDQNIFFDMTHPHSWGKTQVEAALQVNGADHYMFGSSFPVFYSWMSQGVEFVKNELEISEADREAVLYGNAKRMFNLPI from the coding sequence ATGACCAAGGTCGTCGACATCAACATCCACCACCTGCCCGAAGATCTCTTCTCGAACGAGAAGATCCTGAACGGCTTCCTGAACAGCGCCCCACGCGGATTCGGCGAGATCGCCACCGTCATCGAGATGGACAGCGGCAAGAAGCAGCTCGTCCTGGAGAAGCCGAAGGGCTACCCGAACCTCAACTACGTCGAGGGCGACTACTCCGCCGAGGCGAAGCTCGCAGCCATGGACGAGGCCGGGGTCGACTACGGCATCATGCGCGTGCCGGTCTGGCAGGAGTGGCTGGATCTGGAGACCTGCAAGGCCGTCAACGACAACGCCGCCGAAATCGTCAAGCGCTCGAACGGCCGGCTGTTCTCGACCGCCTGCGTTCCGCCGTGGGGTGGCAAGGAGAACATCTACGAGCTGGAGCGCAACGTCGGCGAGCTCGGCGCGGTGGGCGTGCAGTTGGCGTGCCATTACGGTCAGCTCTATCTCGACGACGAGGTGTTCCGCCCCTATCTCAAGGTCATCGAGAAGCTCGGCATCCCCGTCATCGCTCACCACACACCGCTGCCGGTGGAGTACAAGTCCGTGCTCGACTACACGAACCTGCGCCGTGAGTTCGGCCGCATCATCGACCAGGGGGTCGCGGTCGGGCGTGAGCTGTTCAGCCACATGTTCGATGAGATGCCCGGTCTGCGCTTCATCCACACGATGATGGGCGGCAACTGGTTCGCGAACACCGAGCTGCTCACTCCGCACGCGCCGGTGAAGAAGGAGGCCATGCAGCGCCTCGACGCCTCCGAGGGCGACAAGATCAAGCGATACCTCGATCAGAACATCTTCTTCGACATGACTCACCCGCACTCCTGGGGCAAGACCCAGGTCGAGGCGGCGCTGCAGGTCAACGGTGCCGACCACTACATGTTCGGCTCGTCCTTCCCGGTCTTCTACAGCTGGATGAGTCAGGGCGTCGAGTTCGTCAAGAACGAGCTCGAGATCAGCGAAGCAGATCGCGAAGCAGTGCTCTACGGCAATGCCAAGCGGATGTTCAACCTGCCGATCTGA